In Candidatus Nomurabacteria bacterium, the following proteins share a genomic window:
- a CDS encoding EVE domain-containing protein: MRYWLMKSEPSEYSIDDLAKAKEGFWDGVRNYQVRNMFRDDMKIGDRALFYHSNTKDIGVVGEMEVVKSAIPDPTQFDKKNKHYDPKSAIDNPRWLGPTVKFISKFSKIVTLNEIKKNKTFADLPLVKKGNRLSVISISKKHYETLVKMGR; the protein is encoded by the coding sequence ATGAGATACTGGCTAATGAAAAGCGAACCTAGTGAATATTCAATTGATGACCTAGCGAAAGCTAAGGAGGGATTTTGGGATGGTGTACGAAATTACCAGGTAAGAAATATGTTCAGAGACGATATGAAGATTGGGGACAGAGCGTTGTTTTATCATTCAAATACTAAAGATATTGGCGTGGTAGGGGAGATGGAGGTGGTAAAAAGCGCTATCCCAGACCCAACTCAATTTGATAAAAAAAATAAACACTATGATCCAAAGTCAGCTATAGACAACCCACGTTGGCTTGGACCAACTGTAAAATTTATTTCAAAATTTAGCAAAATTGTTACCTTAAATGAGATTAAGAAAAACAAGACTTTCGCTGATTTACCACTAGTTAAAAAAGGGAACAGGTTATCTGTTATCTCTATTTCTAAAAAGCACTATGAAACATTAGTGAAAATGGGGCGATAA
- a CDS encoding glutamate--tRNA ligase, with product MNTDPKTDNHKIVTRFAPSPTGFMHIGSARTALFSYLFAKKHNGTFILRIEDTDKKREVADSISHIKETLTWLNIEWDYGPDKPGPFGSCIQSERLDVYHRYAKKLVDRGLAYQDPYTAEEIEAFKTQAKEAKKPFLFRNHRPDVLPAWDKTKPLRLKVPELKRYTWQDAVRGELSAGEEMLDDIVLIKSDGYPTYNFAHIVDDFEMGVTHIMRADEFIASTPKFLSIYDALEIPYPVFVTLPPILRDDRTKKLGKRDGAKDIFEYRDEGFLPETMVNFLALTGWNPGTEQEVFTFDDLVAAFDVTKIQKAGAVFNEEKLLWMNKQHLAKLSDDEVYAYVSKALPDELKVMAGYSEDILKKLVPTIMERAHIAAEISEAAKAGEYDFAFVTPAYETDILKWKKDNDVIEALPRLQKALNLLKEADFSTPDSVKNDLWDYAEEVGRGELLWPLRVALSGRERSPDPFTIAYIIGREETLKRISVACDKIKR from the coding sequence ATGAACACGGATCCTAAAACTGACAACCACAAAATAGTTACGCGTTTTGCCCCGTCTCCAACGGGCTTTATGCATATTGGTAGCGCTCGTACGGCTCTTTTTTCCTATTTATTTGCCAAAAAGCATAATGGAACTTTTATTCTCAGGATTGAAGATACCGACAAGAAGCGCGAGGTGGCTGATTCCATAAGTCATATTAAAGAGACTCTTACTTGGCTCAATATTGAATGGGATTATGGACCAGACAAACCAGGGCCATTTGGTTCGTGCATACAGTCCGAAAGACTAGATGTCTACCACCGCTACGCCAAAAAACTGGTTGATAGGGGATTAGCTTACCAGGATCCCTACACCGCGGAAGAAATCGAAGCTTTTAAGACTCAGGCTAAAGAAGCCAAAAAACCTTTTTTATTTAGAAATCATAGACCAGACGTCTTGCCGGCTTGGGATAAAACAAAGCCACTTCGCTTAAAGGTACCGGAACTAAAACGCTACACCTGGCAAGATGCTGTCCGAGGTGAATTGTCGGCGGGGGAGGAAATGTTGGATGATATTGTCCTTATTAAAAGTGATGGGTATCCTACTTACAACTTTGCACACATAGTTGACGATTTCGAGATGGGTGTTACTCACATCATGCGGGCGGATGAGTTTATTGCCAGTACACCAAAGTTTTTAAGCATCTACGATGCTTTGGAGATACCGTACCCAGTCTTTGTCACTCTGCCACCGATACTCAGAGATGATAGAACCAAAAAGCTGGGCAAGCGAGATGGGGCGAAGGATATTTTTGAATATCGAGATGAAGGTTTTTTGCCAGAAACAATGGTGAATTTCTTAGCGCTTACCGGCTGGAATCCAGGAACTGAACAGGAGGTCTTCACGTTTGATGATCTGGTGGCTGCGTTTGATGTTACAAAGATTCAAAAAGCCGGCGCTGTCTTTAATGAAGAGAAGTTGCTTTGGATGAACAAGCAGCACCTAGCTAAACTGAGTGATGATGAAGTATATGCTTACGTTAGTAAGGCTCTACCTGATGAACTTAAAGTAATGGCAGGTTACTCGGAAGACATTTTAAAGAAACTGGTTCCGACTATAATGGAAAGGGCTCATATAGCCGCTGAGATTAGTGAAGCAGCAAAAGCGGGGGAGTATGATTTTGCTTTTGTAACTCCAGCGTACGAGACTGATATCTTGAAATGGAAAAAGGATAATGATGTAATAGAGGCTCTGCCGAGACTTCAAAAAGCTCTAAATTTGCTCAAGGAAGCCGATTTTTCGACGCCAGATAGCGTTAAAAATGATCTTTGGGACTATGCAGAAGAGGTTGGTAGGGGAGAGTTACTTTGGCCGCTTAGAGTCGCCTTATCGGGCCGAGAGAGGTCGCCAGACCCTTTTACTATTGCCTATATAATCGGTCGTGAAGAAACTCTAAAGAGAATCTCTGTCGCTTGTGATAAAATAAAGCGGTGA
- a CDS encoding segregation/condensation protein A — MQPLATSNFSIKTDVFEGPLELLLDLVEKRKLLINDISLAAVTDEYMRHVSEMQEMSLPNTAQFISLAATLLLVKSKSLLPVLELTEEEESSIEDLEERLKRYQVIRDAAVSLQNIFGKNRLYGPKFTAPATPLFLPDKYCQLSQLHQAMIDAINGLPKKESPAKAQIKTVISLEQMMQNLEARIKRSSYLRFSDLSANEPEKKMVIVSFLAVLELFKQGNLIITQSRRYDDIEIELDKSQTPTYY; from the coding sequence ATGCAACCGCTCGCCACATCAAACTTTTCCATCAAAACCGACGTTTTCGAAGGACCGTTGGAACTGCTGTTAGATTTGGTAGAAAAGCGTAAGTTGCTTATCAACGATATCTCTCTGGCTGCAGTGACTGACGAATATATGCGTCACGTGAGTGAGATGCAAGAGATGTCCTTGCCCAACACAGCGCAGTTTATATCCCTAGCTGCTACCTTACTCCTAGTAAAGTCCAAGTCACTTCTGCCGGTGCTAGAGCTGACTGAGGAAGAAGAATCTTCGATTGAGGACTTGGAGGAAAGATTGAAACGGTATCAGGTTATTCGTGATGCGGCTGTCTCTCTACAAAACATTTTTGGTAAAAATCGTCTCTATGGGCCTAAGTTTACGGCGCCAGCCACTCCGTTATTTTTACCGGACAAGTACTGTCAGCTATCACAGCTTCACCAAGCTATGATTGATGCGATAAACGGTCTGCCCAAGAAAGAGTCTCCGGCCAAGGCGCAAATCAAGACAGTGATTAGCCTGGAGCAAATGATGCAAAATCTAGAAGCCAGGATTAAGCGTAGTTCCTACTTACGTTTTTCTGATCTTAGTGCCAATGAACCGGAGAAAAAGATGGTGATTGTCAGTTTTTTGGCTGTTTTGGAGTTATTCAAACAGGGTAATCTGATTATTACTCAGAGTCGCCGCTATGATGATATTGAGATAGAGTTGGATAAAAGCCAAACCCCAACTTATTACTAA
- a CDS encoding peptidoglycan DD-metalloendopeptidase family protein, with translation MKLQKTVTAFLFGLFLAPLFWFSLPLVHAQTSELEKLKQDIQDRGSRLADIEKEIAKFELQLMEVGAEKQSLQKAINQLTLERKKVQAEISRTETLISSTDLEINKLILEISKTEKDIDTNKEAIAEIIRAQYKTEDLTLVELLLRNKKFSEFWNSLEAHKSVQNSMAIKVEELVSLHKLLDEKREESTQKRNDLKSLHSQYKDQNVVLTNNQAEQADLLEVTKNEEKNYQQLLAEKQQAREQIVKEIRDYETKLKFFLDPNSVPTPGTAVFAWPLKNIIITQYFGGSEFAKRNPGIYGGRAYHPGIDLSAPRGTAIYAPLSGTVRATGNTDIVPGCYSWGKWTLIDHANGLSTLYAHQDVQSVSPGQKVTTGDIIGYTGNTGFSTGPHLHFTVYAKDGVSVRKFNEIKTVTSCGPASTPVAASDAYLDPVLYLPPQ, from the coding sequence GTGAAGTTACAAAAAACAGTAACCGCTTTTTTATTTGGTCTATTTTTAGCCCCGCTTTTTTGGTTTTCTTTACCGCTTGTTCACGCTCAGACTTCCGAGCTGGAAAAATTAAAACAGGATATTCAAGATAGAGGATCGCGCTTGGCGGATATAGAAAAAGAAATTGCCAAATTTGAGTTGCAGCTTATGGAGGTGGGGGCAGAGAAGCAAAGTCTTCAGAAAGCTATCAATCAGTTAACTTTGGAACGCAAGAAAGTACAAGCAGAAATTTCACGTACCGAGACACTCATAAGCTCTACGGATTTAGAAATAAACAAGCTTATTTTAGAAATTAGTAAAACTGAGAAGGATATAGATACTAACAAAGAAGCGATAGCGGAGATTATTCGGGCTCAATACAAAACCGAAGACCTTACTCTAGTTGAACTCTTACTTAGAAATAAGAAATTTTCAGAATTTTGGAATTCACTCGAGGCTCATAAGTCGGTGCAAAACAGTATGGCAATAAAGGTGGAAGAGTTAGTCTCGTTACATAAATTGCTTGACGAAAAAAGAGAGGAGAGTACCCAAAAACGCAATGATCTTAAGTCCCTACACTCCCAATATAAGGATCAAAATGTAGTATTGACCAACAACCAAGCCGAGCAGGCTGATTTGTTGGAGGTTACCAAAAATGAAGAAAAAAATTACCAGCAGCTGTTAGCAGAAAAGCAGCAGGCGAGGGAACAGATCGTAAAAGAGATTCGTGACTACGAAACCAAGCTTAAATTCTTCCTAGATCCAAACAGTGTGCCAACACCGGGTACGGCAGTGTTTGCTTGGCCGTTAAAAAATATCATCATTACTCAATACTTCGGCGGGTCTGAGTTTGCCAAGCGTAACCCTGGTATCTATGGTGGTCGAGCTTACCACCCCGGTATCGACCTTAGCGCACCACGAGGGACCGCTATCTACGCACCGCTTTCTGGTACAGTGCGCGCGACTGGTAACACTGACATCGTCCCCGGTTGTTATTCGTGGGGTAAATGGACACTAATAGACCACGCCAACGGTCTGTCTACACTTTATGCTCATCAGGATGTACAGAGTGTCTCACCGGGCCAAAAAGTAACAACCGGAGACATTATTGGCTACACTGGTAATACCGGCTTCTCAACCGGCCCACACCTTCATTTCACTGTATACGCCAAGGATGGTGTAAGTGTACGTAAGTTCAACGAGATCAAGACAGTAACTAGCTGTGGACCAGCTTCTACACCGGTCGCTGCCTCTGATGCTTATCTGGACCCAGTTTTGTACCTACCACCGCAGTAG
- a CDS encoding SMC-Scp complex subunit ScpB, whose protein sequence is MPIDVLIEGFLFYKSAPQKKRTVMKIFDISEEDFTTAMMTLHERLKSGATRVIETDHDIQLVTAPELAPVIEELRKNEMKNDIGKAGAETLAIILYQSPVSRGEIDRIRGVNSSFILRNLLIRGLIEKEKDVKSNQTKFVISPALLAELGVTRKQELPDFAQIADTLEKFSADYIKEDV, encoded by the coding sequence ATGCCAATTGATGTGCTAATCGAGGGTTTTTTGTTTTATAAATCGGCTCCCCAAAAAAAGCGGACGGTGATGAAGATTTTTGATATTTCCGAGGAGGACTTTACTACGGCCATGATGACTTTACATGAACGGCTTAAGTCCGGAGCGACACGCGTAATTGAGACTGATCATGATATTCAGTTGGTGACAGCGCCAGAGTTGGCGCCGGTAATTGAAGAGCTACGTAAAAATGAAATGAAGAATGATATCGGTAAAGCGGGTGCCGAAACTCTGGCTATTATTCTATATCAGTCTCCGGTTAGTCGGGGAGAGATTGACCGGATTCGCGGTGTTAACTCATCCTTTATTTTACGAAACTTATTAATTCGCGGTCTGATTGAGAAGGAGAAAGATGTTAAATCAAATCAAACAAAGTTTGTTATTTCCCCAGCCTTACTGGCCGAACTTGGTGTAACCCGCAAGCAGGAGCTACCAGATTTTGCGCAAATAGCTGATACTTTGGAAAAGTTTAGCGCCGATTATATAAAAGAAGATGTATGA
- a CDS encoding D-alanyl-D-alanine carboxypeptidase: protein MNDEEKFVIETAPEPIEEKPATRFPVVAQLSILLLILGGIFAGVIIPKTMTALNHEEVPPIKNVATLTPPTQENKVLQKIDVVDIQAQAAFVWDVKEQRVLYQKNADEKLALASITKLMTALLAYELLDDDEYVTVGTVAASQESGGNLNEGEVFNIRDLADFALVSSYNSAAYAIANSVGAKLGDGDAVAQFVTAMNLRAKELGFTDLSYLNPTGLDLSAGEAGAYGTARDVSFLMEYILTNYPAILAPTISDHAKIYNLAGEYHEAKNTNNIVDEIPNLIGSKTGYTDLAGGNLTVALDIGFAHPVVITVLGSTISERFSDVQKLIEAVQGTVVKSE, encoded by the coding sequence ATGAATGATGAAGAAAAGTTTGTGATTGAAACCGCTCCTGAACCGATTGAGGAGAAACCCGCTACACGCTTTCCGGTTGTAGCTCAACTGTCGATATTGCTTCTGATCCTTGGTGGTATATTTGCCGGAGTGATAATACCGAAAACAATGACAGCTCTAAATCACGAAGAAGTGCCGCCAATAAAGAATGTGGCCACCTTAACTCCGCCAACTCAGGAGAATAAGGTGCTCCAAAAGATCGATGTAGTTGATATTCAGGCCCAAGCAGCTTTTGTTTGGGATGTTAAAGAGCAGCGAGTCTTGTATCAAAAAAATGCTGATGAAAAACTAGCGCTGGCTTCTATTACTAAATTAATGACTGCTTTATTGGCCTATGAGCTACTAGATGATGATGAGTATGTAACGGTGGGTACAGTGGCTGCTAGCCAAGAAAGTGGCGGGAATTTAAATGAAGGAGAGGTGTTCAACATTCGTGATCTTGCCGACTTTGCCTTAGTGTCCTCGTACAATAGTGCGGCTTATGCTATAGCTAATTCGGTTGGAGCTAAGCTAGGTGATGGAGATGCTGTGGCTCAATTTGTAACAGCTATGAATCTACGAGCCAAAGAACTTGGATTCACGGATTTAAGCTACTTAAACCCAACCGGTCTTGATCTCTCAGCCGGTGAGGCTGGGGCTTATGGGACAGCTCGTGATGTTTCTTTTTTAATGGAGTATATACTGACTAATTACCCAGCTATATTAGCTCCAACTATATCTGATCATGCAAAAATTTATAATTTAGCTGGTGAATATCATGAGGCTAAAAACACCAATAATATTGTTGATGAAATTCCTAATTTAATTGGTTCTAAAACAGGGTACACTGATTTGGCGGGCGGTAATCTGACCGTGGCTCTAGATATTGGTTTTGCTCATCCGGTAGTTATTACAGTACTCGGTTCAACTATAAGCGAACGGTTCAGTGATGTGCAAAAGTTGATTGAGGCTGTGCAGGGAACAGTAGTTAAGTCAGAATAA
- the murI gene encoding glutamate racemase, producing the protein MKIGFFDSGLGGLTILKAVATELPEYDYEYYGDTANLPYGDKTEEEIFILTKQGIEHLFKKECLLVIVACNTASAETLRKLQTEYLPHTHPDKKVLGVIIPTIEELLEESVTHTILIGTNRTIESKKYESEIKKHKEELKVTAIKTPELVPLIEGRQYEDALCVVSKIIDERKGEQGIILGCTHYTILKEKLEEKYTGSDFKIFSQDLIIPSKLKKYLENHPEIETKLSKNYRRNIYLTDNSNQYDELIETILNGHLI; encoded by the coding sequence ATGAAAATTGGCTTTTTTGATTCGGGACTTGGAGGACTTACTATACTAAAAGCGGTAGCTACAGAACTACCTGAGTATGACTACGAATATTATGGTGACACGGCCAATCTACCGTACGGAGATAAAACTGAAGAGGAAATTTTTATCTTAACCAAACAGGGTATTGAACACCTATTTAAAAAAGAGTGCTTACTGGTGATCGTAGCTTGCAATACCGCATCGGCCGAAACCTTACGAAAACTACAAACAGAATATCTGCCACATACTCATCCAGACAAAAAGGTTCTGGGTGTAATTATCCCAACAATCGAAGAATTACTTGAAGAGTCTGTTACACACACTATATTGATCGGTACCAACCGAACCATCGAATCAAAAAAATACGAAAGTGAGATAAAAAAGCATAAAGAGGAACTTAAGGTAACTGCTATCAAAACTCCGGAACTAGTTCCGCTTATAGAAGGACGCCAATACGAAGACGCGCTATGCGTGGTATCAAAAATAATTGATGAAAGAAAAGGGGAACAGGGTATAATCCTTGGCTGCACACACTACACAATCCTGAAAGAAAAGCTGGAGGAAAAATACACTGGCTCGGACTTTAAAATATTTTCACAAGATTTAATCATCCCAAGTAAACTAAAAAAATATCTTGAGAATCATCCTGAGATCGAAACAAAACTTAGCAAGAATTACAGACGAAATATTTATCTAACAGATAACAGTAATCAATACGATGAGTTAATTGAGACGATACTTAATGGCCACCTTATTTAG
- a CDS encoding cell division protein FtsW, with amino-acid sequence MKNSSPKTVDPILLILIGVLVVLGFFIFTSASLGLLARNGASFGSVAFSQFFFGIVGGGLALLITSHIYYRHWRKYAFYIFVASILFTLAVFIPGIGMSHGGATRWLDLGITTVQPSEFLKVGFVIYVATLLSGLHKQIDSWRYGVLPFVAAVGIVGLVMLSLPDTDTFFLMALSGMAMFLTAGANWKHIGVMALGGLILITIVVSMRPYLIDRLTVFLHPEADPLGSGYQIQQSLIAVGSGEVTGRGYGQSIQKFEYLPEPIGDSIFAVYAEEFGFIGSLLLISILALFTFRGFKIATQTNDLFGVLLVVGFMTLIVSQAFLNIAAMIGLFPLAGLPLPLISHGGTAMLVTLAVLGIVLNVSKYRISKSRV; translated from the coding sequence ATGAAAAATTCCTCACCAAAGACAGTTGATCCGATTCTGTTAATTCTGATTGGTGTTTTGGTAGTGTTGGGCTTTTTTATTTTTACCTCAGCCTCCCTAGGTCTTTTGGCACGAAATGGTGCTAGTTTTGGGTCAGTTGCATTTAGCCAATTCTTCTTTGGTATTGTTGGTGGGGGATTGGCACTACTTATCACTAGTCATATATATTATCGACACTGGCGAAAATACGCTTTTTATATTTTTGTGGCCAGCATACTTTTTACCTTAGCGGTTTTTATTCCCGGTATAGGTATGTCGCATGGTGGAGCGACTCGTTGGCTTGACCTTGGTATTACAACTGTCCAACCGTCGGAGTTTCTTAAGGTTGGGTTTGTGATTTACGTGGCTACTCTATTATCTGGTCTTCATAAACAGATAGATTCCTGGCGCTATGGAGTGCTGCCATTTGTGGCAGCTGTGGGTATAGTTGGTTTGGTAATGTTATCACTCCCAGACACAGACACTTTCTTTTTGATGGCACTATCAGGCATGGCGATGTTTTTGACGGCTGGGGCTAATTGGAAACATATTGGAGTGATGGCGTTGGGGGGATTGATTTTGATCACCATTGTGGTTTCAATGCGCCCGTATTTGATTGACCGCCTAACCGTTTTTCTGCATCCTGAAGCTGATCCTTTAGGTAGTGGCTACCAGATTCAGCAGTCCTTGATTGCGGTTGGTTCAGGAGAGGTAACAGGGCGTGGTTACGGTCAAAGTATCCAGAAGTTTGAGTATTTGCCCGAACCAATTGGAGATTCTATTTTCGCTGTGTACGCTGAAGAGTTTGGTTTTATCGGCTCTTTACTCCTAATATCCATTTTAGCTTTGTTCACTTTTCGAGGCTTTAAAATCGCCACCCAAACCAATGATTTGTTTGGCGTGTTACTGGTGGTTGGTTTTATGACTTTGATTGTGAGTCAGGCTTTTTTAAATATCGCTGCCATGATTGGTTTGTTTCCACTGGCTGGGTTGCCTTTACCACTTATTAGTCATGGTGGGACGGCTATGCTCGTTACTTTGGCGGTTTTGGGTATTGTGTTAAATGTGTCAAAGTACCGCATCAGTAAATCACGGGTATGA
- a CDS encoding UDP-N-acetylglucosamine--N-acetylmuramyl-(pentapeptide) pyrophosphoryl-undecaprenol N-acetylglucosamine transferase, with translation MRIMFVGGGSGGHFNPLIAIAEVLNNSPKKPDLYYIGPDPYDSEALERLNIRYVKCPAGKLRLYFSVNNFLDPFRTFFGIFVAIWKLFLIYPDVIFSKGGFTSVPVTLAAWFLRIPVVIHESDAVPGRANKLVRNFAEYIAVSYPEAAQFFPKEKTALVGIPVRTSTLTNTADPYTLLNIPSDLPIIYVTGGSLGSERINNVILRVLDELLPKYRVFHQTGARNQDELLVTAKALITDPVLQERYYSVGHISSEMVGAIMSVASVIITRAGSTTLFEIALHGKPSIVIPIPEDISRDQRSNAYAYARSGAATVIEEHNITETLLLNEIGSIMENQEQWNKMSQAASNFAIPNAAEKISDILIKIGDEHGS, from the coding sequence ATGAGAATAATGTTTGTAGGTGGTGGATCTGGTGGGCACTTTAATCCACTTATTGCAATCGCTGAGGTTTTGAATAATTCTCCCAAAAAACCTGATTTGTATTATATTGGTCCTGATCCTTACGATAGTGAGGCTCTGGAGCGGCTTAACATTAGGTACGTAAAGTGTCCGGCTGGTAAACTAAGGTTATATTTTTCAGTCAATAATTTCCTTGATCCTTTTAGAACTTTTTTTGGTATATTCGTAGCTATCTGGAAGTTGTTTTTGATTTACCCTGATGTAATTTTTAGTAAAGGGGGGTTCACTAGCGTACCTGTTACATTAGCAGCTTGGTTCCTTAGGATACCGGTGGTTATACATGAATCAGATGCTGTTCCGGGTCGAGCCAATAAGTTGGTACGTAACTTTGCTGAATATATTGCGGTTTCTTATCCTGAAGCAGCGCAGTTTTTTCCGAAGGAAAAAACTGCGCTGGTCGGCATCCCGGTACGAACCAGTACTCTAACCAATACAGCTGATCCGTATACACTTCTTAATATTCCAAGTGATCTCCCAATTATTTATGTGACCGGTGGTTCACTAGGTTCAGAACGTATTAATAATGTAATCCTACGTGTGTTGGATGAGTTATTACCTAAGTATCGAGTTTTTCATCAGACCGGTGCCCGCAATCAAGACGAGCTTTTGGTTACAGCCAAGGCGCTTATTACTGACCCTGTTCTTCAAGAACGTTACTATTCTGTTGGTCACATTTCTTCAGAAATGGTCGGAGCTATCATGAGTGTAGCTTCTGTTATCATAACTAGGGCCGGAAGTACAACTTTATTTGAAATTGCGCTTCATGGTAAGCCGAGTATTGTTATCCCAATCCCTGAAGACATTAGTCGTGATCAGCGTAGCAATGCCTATGCTTACGCCCGTTCTGGTGCCGCTACGGTAATTGAAGAGCACAATATAACCGAGACCTTGCTTCTAAATGAAATTGGCTCTATTATGGAGAATCAAGAGCAGTGGAATAAGATGAGTCAAGCGGCTTCTAATTTTGCAATACCAAACGCTGCTGAAAAAATATCAGATATCCTAATAAAAATCGGAGATGAACACGGATCCTAA